From the Streptomyces sp. NBC_01216 genome, the window AGCGCGGCACCGCGAGCGGCAGGGAGGCCACCGGCTCCTTCGCGTACCGCGCTCAGGCCGTGATCGTCACCTCCGGCGGCATCGGAGGCAACCACGACCTGGTGCGAGAGCAGTGGCCCGAGCGGCTCGGCACCCCGCCCGCGAGAATGCTGTCCGGAGTGCCCGCACACGTCGACGGACTGATGCTGGGGATCACCGAGAAGGCCGGGGCGCGCCACATCAACCGCGACCGGATGTGGCACTACACCGAGGGCATCGAGAACTGGAACCCGATCTGGGCCCGGCATGGCATCCGTATCCTGCCCGGCCCCTCCTCCCTCTGGTTCGACGCCCGCGGCCGGCGGTTGCCCGTCCCGCTGTTCCCCGGATTCGACACCCTCGGCACCCTCGAACACATCATGCGCACCGGCTACGACCACACCTGGTTCGTGCTCGACCAGCGGATCATCGGCAAGGAGTTCGCGCTCTCGGGCTCGGAGCAGAACCCCGACCTGACCGGCAAGTCGGTCCGCGGCGTCATCGGACGCGCGCGGGCCGACGTCCCCGGGCCGGTCCGGGCCTTCATGGACCACGGTGTGGACTTCGTGGTGGAACGCGACCTCGGAGCCCTGGTCCGGGGCATGAACGCGCTGACCGGCGAGCCCCTCCTGGACGAGGCGGAACTGCGGCGCGAGATCACCGCACGCGACCGGGAGATCGCCAACCCCTTCAGCAAGGACCTCCAGGTCACGGCGATCCGGGGAGCTCGCGCCTACCTGGGCGACCGGCTGATCCGTACGGCCGCGCCGCACCGGATCCTCGACCCCGGGGCGGGTCCGCTGATCGCCGTACGGCTGAACATCCTCACCCGCAAGTCACTGGGCGGTCTGGAGACGGACCTCTCCTCGCGGGTGCTCACCGAGGGCGGCGAACCGCTCGCCGGCGTGTACGCGGCCGGCGAGGCGGCCGGATTCGGCGGCGGGGGCGTCCACGGGTACCGCTCCCTGGAAGGCACCTTCCTCGGCGGCTGCGTCTTCTCGGGCCGGGCCGCGGGCCGGGCGGCGGCGAAGGCGGTCGGCTGACGGCCGCCGCCCGCGCGCGACGGCCGACGGGACCGTGGGGCGGCCTCCGCCCGACGGGCTCTCAGCTCAGGCGAGGCGTTCCGCCACCCGGAAGCGTTCCGCCACCACCAGCGTGGTGTCGTCGACGGTGAACCCGGGGTCCCCCAGCGCCTCCCGCATCTCCTCCGAGTGCCAGAAGCGCTCGTGGTCGGCCCGCCACGCGGCGACGGTGGTGTGTCCCTCGCCCTCGTCGACGGCGTGCCGGAGGCCGACCTCGCCCAGGGGCAGTACCCGAACCTCCGTCACTTCCAGGACCGCCACCTCGCGCCCGTCGGAGTCGATCAGGGCCGAACGCTCGCCCACCTCCGGCAACTCCTCCTTCTCCACCGCCCATTCGGCGAAAAGCCCGGTGGTGGAGACCTTCTCGCCGGAGAGCACCGCGGCGACCAGGCGGTCCCGCAGCGGGCCGGGGAAGGCGAGGAGACAGGGCTTGAGTGCGTGAGGACCGGTCATGCCGGCAGTCTGTCAGCCACGACCATCCCCGTCGCCCCCCGCGCCCCGGTCCCGCCCGTCGTCACCGGGGAGGACGGAGCCCACCCGGTACGACCTCCCCGCACCTCCGCGGACGAGGAGACCCCCGCGGACGCGACCTGCGGGGGTCTCGCCCTCCGTCAGGAGATAGTGGTAGCCAAGAGCCTTACCAAGGAAGGGAAGTGCACGATGGCGCAGCAGGTCCAGGGAGTCGTCGCCCCCGGCAGGGACAAGCCCGTACGGGTGGAGACGATCCTTGTCCCCGATCCGGGCCCCGGCGAGGCGGTGGTGCGGATCCAGGCATGCGGGGTCTGCCACACCGATCTCCACTACAAGCAGGGCGGCATCAACGACGAGTTCCCCTTCCTGCTCGGTCACGAGGCGGCCGGGGTCGTGGAGTCAGTCGGCGACGGGGTCACCGACGTGACCCCCGGAGACTTCGTGATCCTCAACTGGCGTGCCGTGTGCGGCACCTGCCGGGCCTGCACCCGCGGTCGTCCCTGGTACTGCTTCGCCACCCGCAACGCCACGCAGCGGATGACCCTGCTCGACGGCACGGCACTCTCCCCGGCCCTCGGCATCGGAGCCTTCGCCGAGAAGACGCTGGTCGCCGCAGGCCAGTGCACCAAGGTCGACCCGGCCGTCGCCCCCGAGATCGCCGGACTCCTCGGCTGCGGGGTCATGGCCGGCATCGGTGCCGCGATCAACACCGGCGACGTCGGCCGCGGCGACACGGTCGCCGTCATCGGCTGCGGCGGTGTCGGCGACGCCGCCGTCGTCGGCTCCCGCCTCGCCGGAGCTGCCCGGATCATCGCCGTCGACATCGACGACCGCAAGCTGGAGAAGGCGAAGGAGATGGGCGCCACCCACACCGTCAACTCCCGCTCCACCGACCCCGTCGAGGCGATCCGCGAGCTCACCGGAGGCTTCGGCGCCGACGTCGTCATCGAGGCCGTCGGCCACCCGGAGACCTACCGGCAGGCCTTCTACGCCCGCGACCTGGCCGGCACCGTCGTCCTCGTCGGCGTCCCCACCCCCGAGATGAGACTCGAACTCCCGCTCCTCGACGTCTTCGGCCGCGGCGGAGCCCTCAAGTCCTCCTGGTACGGCGACTGCCTGCCCTCCCGCGACTTCCCGATGCTCATCGACCTGCACCAGCAGGGCCGCATCGACCTCGGCGCGTTCGTCACCGAGACCATCGGCCTCGGCGACGTCGAGAATGCCTTCGCCCGGATGCACGAGGGCGACGTCCTGCGCTCGGTGGTGATCCTCTGATGGCGACCCGAGTCGACCACCTGGTCACCTCCGGAACCTTCTCGCTCGACGGCGGCACCTGGGACGTCGACAACAACGTCTGGATCGTGGGCGACGACACGGAGGCGATCGTCATCGACGCCGCCCACGACGCCCCCGCGATCCTCGCCGCCCTCGACGGCCGCACCCTGCGGGCCATCGTCTGCACCCACGCCCACAACGACCACATCGACGCGGCCCCGGCGCTCGCCGCCGCCACCGGCGCCCGAATCCTGCTACACCCCGACGACCAGCCGCTCTGGAAGCAGACCCACCCCGACCACACCCCCGACGGCGACCTCGCCGACGGCCAGGTCCTCACCATCGCCGGGACCGACCTCCAGGTCCTGCACACTCCCGGACACGCCCCCGGCGCGGTCTGCCTTCACGCCCCCGACCTGGGCACCGTCTTCACCGGCGATACCCTCTTCCACGGCGGTCCCGGTGCGACGGGGCGCTCCTTCTCCCACTTCCCGACCATCATCGAGTCGATCCGCACCCGCCTGCTCACCCTCCCGCCCGAGACCGTCGTGCGCACCGGCCACGGCGATTCGACCACCATCGGCGCCGAGGCACCCGCGCTCGACGCATGGATCAGCCGAGGCCACTGAGTCGCAGCCGACTCTCGAACCGCCTCGGCACGCCCGTCACCGGGTCGGTGAACTCCAGCGTCCGCGCCAGCAGTTGCAGCGGACGGGTGAAGTCCTCCGGCCCGTCCGGGCACACGTCGGGATAGAGCGGATCGTGCAGGATCGGCAGCCCCAGGGAGTTCATGTGCACCCGCAGCTGATGGGTGCGCCCGGTGACCGGCGCCAACCGGTACCGGGCCAGGCCGCCCCGGTGCCCGACCCGCTCGATCCGACTCTCGCTGTTGGGCTCGCCCGGCTCCTCCCGGGCCGCCGGCGCGCCCCGCTCCTTCACGATCCGGCTCCGCACCGTCACCGGGAACGCGAGCCCCGGATCGTGCGGGGCCACCGCCTCGTACTCCTTGGCGACCAGCCGGTCCCGGAACAGGGTCTGGTACGCGCCCCGGTCCTCGGTCCGCACGACGAAGAGCACCAGGCCGGCTGTCAGCCGGTCGAGCCGGTGCGCCGGCTGGAGCTCCGGCAGTCCCAGCTCGCGCCGCAGCCGGGCCATCGCCGTCTCCGTCACATGCCGGCCGCGCGGCATCGTCGCGAGGAAGTGCGGTTTGTCGACGACCACGAGCCGTTCGTCGCGGTGCACCACCCCGATGCCGAAGGGCACCCGCTCCTCGGCGGGGAAGTCCCGGTGGAACCAGAGGTACCGTCCGGAGTCGTACGGCTCCTGGCCGGACACCGGCCCCCGGACCCCGACGAAGCGGCCGTCCCGGAGCATCTCGTCGACCCGCCCGGCCCCGATCGCGCCCCCGAACCGCGCCCGGAGATGGTCCCCGACCGTCGCCCAGACCCCTTCCGGGTCCTCGGGCAGCCGCACCCGTGCCGGGTCGACGCCCTCCCGCTGGGGCAGCGGCGCGGCAGGGGTCCTCGTTCTCCGTCTCACCGGTCCACGGTATCGAGCCACCGCGACGCTGAACCGTTCCGGGTTCGATCGAGACTCTAGATCTTGACTGTGAACTGGGGTTTCGTGATTCTGCGGTCCTGGTTGGTTTCAGAACCGTCGGCTCCTGGTTCCGGCCACCACTCGCCGGGGAACACCATGGCCTGGTGCGGGCATTCACGCATGGGCGGAGCGCGGAAGCCCGCCGCCTGCGGTGCGGGCCGACTCGGCCCGTCGTCCCTGGTCTGACCTGGGGAATCGCTGGACCGTTGGTCACGTGATTGGTCACGCCACCGCCCAGAAATGCGAAAGACCCCAGATCGACTGGGGTCTCAGCTGGTGTCCGAGGGGGGACTTGAACCCCCACGCCCGATAAAGGGCACTAGCACCTCAAGCTAGCGCGTCTGCCATTCCGCCACCCGGACAAGGTGTCTGTCTTCCCGGCCGTCCGGCCGTTCCGACGTGGAAAACCATAGCAAACATTCGGGGTGGCCGATCACCACCCAGATCCCCGGTGACCCCGCCCCGCACCGTGCGCCGTACCGGCCGGCCGCCGCCCTTGGGTCCCCGGGGCGGGAAGCGGGAGGATGAGGGGGACCACCAGTCGTCATGTGGGGCACGTAGTGGGAGGAAGCAGCGTGAGCGAGTCGAACAAGGCCCGGAGTCTCAGCGGCGGGACCGGCGAGGACGAGGTCGTCGACCTCTGCCGTGACCTCATCCGGATCGACACCAGCAACTACGGCGACCACTCGGGTCCGGGCGAGAGGGCCGCGGCCGAGTACGTGGCGGAGAAGCTCGCCGAGGTCGGACTCGAACCGAAGATCATCGAGTCGCACAAGGGGCGCGCCTCGACCGTGGCCCGGATCGAGGGCGAGGACCCCTCCCGCCCGGCCCTGCTCATCCACGGGCACACCGACGTCGTGCCCGCCAACGCGGACGACTGGACGCACCACCCGTTCTCCGGCGAGGTCGCCGACGGCTGCGTCTGGGGCCGGGGCGCCGTCGACATGAAGGACATGGACGCCATGACCCTGGCGGTGGTGCGGGACCGGATGCGCAGCGGACGCAAGCCCCCGCGGGACATCGTCCTCGCCTTCCTCGCGGACGAGGAGGCGGGTGGCACCTATGGTGCCCGGCACCTCGTCGATCACCACCGTGACCTCTTCGACGGGGTCACCGAGGCCATCGGCGAGGTCGGCGGATTCTCCTTCACGGTCAACGAGAACCTGCGGCTCTACCTCGTCGAGACCGCCCAGAAGGGCATGCACTGGATGCGGCTGACCGTCGACGGCACGGCCGGTCACGGCTCGATGACCAACGACGACAACGCCATCACCGAGCTCTGCGAGGCGGTCGGCCGACTGGGCCGCCATCAGTGGCCGGTACGGATGACCAAGACCGTCCGGTCCTTCCTGGACGAACTCTCGGACGCGCTCGGCACCCCGCTCGACCCCGAGGACATGGAGGCCACGCTCGCCAAGCTCGGCGGCATCGCCAAGATGGTCGGCGCCACCCTGCGCAACTCCGCGGCCCCGACCATGCTGGGCGCCGGCTACAAGGTCAACGTCATTCCCGGCCAGGCGACCGCCCATGTCGACGGACGGTTCCTGCCCGGCTACGAGGAGGAGTTCCTCGCCGACCTCGACCGGATCCTCGGCCCGCGGGTGCGGCGCGAGGACGTGCACGGCGACAAGGCCCTGGAGACCGGTTTCGA encodes:
- a CDS encoding FAD-binding dehydrogenase codes for the protein MTYDADVIVIGAGLAGLVATAELVDAGRSVILLDQEPEQSLGGQAHWSFGGLFLVDSPEQRRMRIKDSHELALQDWFGSAGFDRPEDHWPRKWAEAYVDFAAGEKRAWLHSRGVRFFPVVGWAERGGYDANGHGNSVPRFHITWGTGPGLVAPFERRVREGVAAGRVRLRFRHRVTALGGTAGAVDTVSGELLEPSDAERGTASGREATGSFAYRAQAVIVTSGGIGGNHDLVREQWPERLGTPPARMLSGVPAHVDGLMLGITEKAGARHINRDRMWHYTEGIENWNPIWARHGIRILPGPSSLWFDARGRRLPVPLFPGFDTLGTLEHIMRTGYDHTWFVLDQRIIGKEFALSGSEQNPDLTGKSVRGVIGRARADVPGPVRAFMDHGVDFVVERDLGALVRGMNALTGEPLLDEAELRREITARDREIANPFSKDLQVTAIRGARAYLGDRLIRTAAPHRILDPGAGPLIAVRLNILTRKSLGGLETDLSSRVLTEGGEPLAGVYAAGEAAGFGGGGVHGYRSLEGTFLGGCVFSGRAAGRAAAKAVG
- a CDS encoding ASCH domain-containing protein, with the protein product MTGPHALKPCLLAFPGPLRDRLVAAVLSGEKVSTTGLFAEWAVEKEELPEVGERSALIDSDGREVAVLEVTEVRVLPLGEVGLRHAVDEGEGHTTVAAWRADHERFWHSEEMREALGDPGFTVDDTTLVVAERFRVAERLA
- a CDS encoding S-(hydroxymethyl)mycothiol dehydrogenase, translated to MAQQVQGVVAPGRDKPVRVETILVPDPGPGEAVVRIQACGVCHTDLHYKQGGINDEFPFLLGHEAAGVVESVGDGVTDVTPGDFVILNWRAVCGTCRACTRGRPWYCFATRNATQRMTLLDGTALSPALGIGAFAEKTLVAAGQCTKVDPAVAPEIAGLLGCGVMAGIGAAINTGDVGRGDTVAVIGCGGVGDAAVVGSRLAGAARIIAVDIDDRKLEKAKEMGATHTVNSRSTDPVEAIRELTGGFGADVVIEAVGHPETYRQAFYARDLAGTVVLVGVPTPEMRLELPLLDVFGRGGALKSSWYGDCLPSRDFPMLIDLHQQGRIDLGAFVTETIGLGDVENAFARMHEGDVLRSVVIL
- a CDS encoding MBL fold metallo-hydrolase yields the protein MATRVDHLVTSGTFSLDGGTWDVDNNVWIVGDDTEAIVIDAAHDAPAILAALDGRTLRAIVCTHAHNDHIDAAPALAAATGARILLHPDDQPLWKQTHPDHTPDGDLADGQVLTIAGTDLQVLHTPGHAPGAVCLHAPDLGTVFTGDTLFHGGPGATGRSFSHFPTIIESIRTRLLTLPPETVVRTGHGDSTTIGAEAPALDAWISRGH
- a CDS encoding pseudouridine synthase, translated to MRRRTRTPAAPLPQREGVDPARVRLPEDPEGVWATVGDHLRARFGGAIGAGRVDEMLRDGRFVGVRGPVSGQEPYDSGRYLWFHRDFPAEERVPFGIGVVHRDERLVVVDKPHFLATMPRGRHVTETAMARLRRELGLPELQPAHRLDRLTAGLVLFVVRTEDRGAYQTLFRDRLVAKEYEAVAPHDPGLAFPVTVRSRIVKERGAPAAREEPGEPNSESRIERVGHRGGLARYRLAPVTGRTHQLRVHMNSLGLPILHDPLYPDVCPDGPEDFTRPLQLLARTLEFTDPVTGVPRRFESRLRLSGLG
- a CDS encoding M20/M25/M40 family metallo-hydrolase — encoded protein: MSESNKARSLSGGTGEDEVVDLCRDLIRIDTSNYGDHSGPGERAAAEYVAEKLAEVGLEPKIIESHKGRASTVARIEGEDPSRPALLIHGHTDVVPANADDWTHHPFSGEVADGCVWGRGAVDMKDMDAMTLAVVRDRMRSGRKPPRDIVLAFLADEEAGGTYGARHLVDHHRDLFDGVTEAIGEVGGFSFTVNENLRLYLVETAQKGMHWMRLTVDGTAGHGSMTNDDNAITELCEAVGRLGRHQWPVRMTKTVRSFLDELSDALGTPLDPEDMEATLAKLGGIAKMVGATLRNSAAPTMLGAGYKVNVIPGQATAHVDGRFLPGYEEEFLADLDRILGPRVRREDVHGDKALETGFDGGLVDAMQLALRAEDPIARAVPYMLSGGTDAKSFDDLGIRCFGFAPLQLPPELDFAGMFHGVDERVPVDGLKFGVRVLDRFIDAS